A part of Rhodothermales bacterium genomic DNA contains:
- a CDS encoding alpha/beta hydrolase: protein MFARACFRPILIAALLVAAATMTARAQGLPFRDVVVPPSDEHPEGMLTIESEPDTYVAIYKKDVVYATRGERELHLQLLMPEDRSGLLPAAERPTIPARPVIVYVQGSAWMPQALYAAIPQLADFAHAGYVVASVEYRPSTEARAPAQIQDVKSAIRYLRANAAKYNIDPDRIGIWGDSSGGHMAALAGVSDGFKPFSTDDNPDQSSAVRAVVDFYGPTDFTKMSSAPSRLDHDAADSPGSRVVGGPIQEPEQARAVRAYNPIAHITAGKTLPPFLIMHGDRDALVPFNQSVLLYEALRDAGQDVTFYKVAGADHGVRFWTPAVMAVVIDFFDTHLNPRTTQQE from the coding sequence ATGTTTGCACGCGCCTGTTTCCGCCCCATTCTTATCGCCGCACTCCTTGTTGCCGCCGCGACGATGACGGCGCGCGCCCAGGGCCTGCCGTTTCGGGATGTCGTCGTCCCCCCATCCGACGAGCATCCGGAGGGCATGCTGACGATCGAGAGCGAGCCGGACACCTACGTCGCGATCTACAAGAAGGATGTCGTGTACGCCACGCGGGGTGAACGGGAACTCCATCTGCAGCTGCTGATGCCGGAGGACCGCAGCGGGCTGCTGCCCGCCGCCGAGCGCCCCACGATCCCGGCAAGACCCGTGATCGTCTATGTGCAGGGATCGGCGTGGATGCCCCAGGCGCTGTACGCCGCGATACCGCAGCTCGCCGACTTCGCGCACGCCGGCTATGTCGTCGCCAGCGTCGAGTACCGCCCGTCCACCGAAGCCCGCGCGCCGGCGCAGATCCAGGACGTCAAGTCGGCCATCCGCTACCTGCGCGCAAATGCCGCGAAGTACAACATCGACCCGGACCGGATCGGCATCTGGGGCGACTCGTCGGGCGGGCATATGGCGGCGCTCGCCGGCGTGAGCGACGGGTTCAAGCCCTTCTCGACGGACGACAACCCCGACCAGTCGAGCGCCGTCCGCGCCGTGGTGGACTTCTACGGGCCCACCGATTTCACGAAGATGAGCAGCGCCCCGTCCCGGCTGGATCACGATGCCGCGGACTCGCCCGGGTCGCGGGTCGTAGGCGGCCCGATCCAGGAGCCCGAGCAAGCACGGGCCGTCCGCGCCTACAACCCCATAGCGCATATCACGGCCGGCAAGACGCTGCCACCGTTTCTCATCATGCACGGCGACCGCGACGCGCTGGTGCCCTTCAACCAGAGCGTACTGCTCTACGAGGCGCTGCGCGATGCCGGCCAGGACGTCACGTTTTACAAAGTGGCCGGCGCCGACCACGGCGTCCGGTTCTGGACGCCGGCGGTGATGGCGGTCGTGATCGACTTTTTCGATACGCACCTCAATCCTAGAACGACGCAACAGGAATGA
- a CDS encoding class I SAM-dependent methyltransferase, translated as MSAETSPLYNRFYDDLADWWPLFSAPADYAEEAAFYSARLIEACEKAPRTCLELGSGGGNNASFMKSHFAMTLVEPSDGMLDVSRRLNPECEHHRGDMRTTRLGRTFDGVFIHDAICYMTTEADLRAAIETAFIHCAPGGAALFAPDFIRETFRSGTDHGGEDAADGRGFRYLEWSFDPDPSDTTYVVDYAFLLREADGATAVVHDRHIEGLFARADWMRWIEEAGFVAEEVHFAHPDVEDLGLIAFVGKRPGDSAVS; from the coding sequence ATGTCCGCAGAAACGTCACCCCTGTATAACCGATTTTACGACGACCTCGCCGACTGGTGGCCGCTCTTCTCCGCGCCGGCAGACTACGCCGAAGAAGCCGCTTTTTACAGCGCTCGCCTGATCGAGGCCTGCGAAAAAGCGCCCCGGACCTGCCTCGAACTGGGCAGCGGCGGCGGCAATAACGCCTCGTTCATGAAGTCCCATTTCGCCATGACGCTCGTCGAACCCTCCGACGGGATGCTCGACGTCAGCCGGCGACTCAACCCGGAATGCGAACACCACCGGGGCGACATGCGGACGACGCGGCTCGGGCGTACCTTCGATGGCGTCTTCATCCACGACGCCATCTGCTACATGACCACCGAGGCGGATCTCCGCGCCGCGATCGAAACGGCCTTCATCCACTGCGCCCCCGGCGGCGCCGCGTTGTTCGCGCCGGACTTCATCCGGGAGACGTTCCGCTCCGGAACAGACCATGGCGGCGAGGACGCAGCCGATGGCCGAGGATTCCGCTACCTCGAGTGGAGCTTCGACCCGGACCCCTCAGACACCACCTACGTCGTCGACTACGCCTTCTTGTTGCGCGAAGCCGATGGCGCCACCGCAGTCGTGCACGACCGGCATATCGAGGGGCTATTCGCGCGGGCGGACTGGATGCGATGGATCGAGGAGGCCGGCTTCGTCGCGGAAGAAGTGCACTTCGCGCACCCGGATGTAGAGGATCTCGGGCTCATCGCGTTCGTCGGGAAGCGACCCGGCGATTCTGCCGTATCTTGA
- a CDS encoding class I SAM-dependent methyltransferase, with product MNERYQLTPTPIECPACRGREGLLLYTVDAATAAQHYVLHEVHPERHRALEAHIATLWGQPACDLVRCARCGLVSADPYVAGDARFYDLAYERTGYPAWKWEFAQTRDALQRLRSEGALGDFTLLELGAGDGAFVRRIAPELIPPSHVLCTEYSPYGRDAIERLGVACRMQDVRALPLDEFAGRFDVICLFQVLEHLDRLDALFERFGQLSTPAGQVFIAVPNDARVTFNETHGSLLDMPPNHIGRWTRPAFEAIAGRHGWRVEAHAVEPERRRAQVARYITYRYMRKRQDSGAWANRIERIRPAPLRRGAQAAAAALYALGAWRQIAALVQTPGLGDSQWVHLRKA from the coding sequence GTGAACGAACGTTATCAGCTGACGCCAACGCCGATTGAGTGTCCCGCATGCCGGGGGCGGGAAGGTCTGCTGCTCTATACGGTGGATGCCGCCACGGCCGCCCAGCACTATGTATTGCACGAGGTGCATCCGGAACGACACCGGGCGCTCGAAGCGCATATCGCGACGTTGTGGGGGCAGCCGGCGTGCGATCTGGTCCGATGTGCGCGGTGCGGACTCGTATCCGCCGACCCGTACGTCGCCGGCGATGCGCGGTTCTACGACCTCGCCTACGAGCGGACCGGGTATCCGGCGTGGAAATGGGAGTTCGCGCAAACCCGCGACGCGCTGCAGCGGCTCCGGTCCGAAGGCGCGCTCGGCGACTTCACCCTGCTCGAACTGGGCGCCGGAGACGGCGCCTTCGTGCGCCGCATCGCGCCCGAACTCATCCCGCCCTCCCATGTGCTGTGCACGGAATATTCTCCCTATGGCCGCGACGCCATCGAGCGGCTGGGCGTGGCCTGCCGGATGCAGGATGTGCGGGCGTTGCCGCTGGACGAATTCGCCGGCCGATTCGACGTGATCTGCCTGTTTCAGGTGCTCGAACATCTCGACCGGCTCGACGCGCTGTTCGAGCGGTTCGGGCAGTTGTCCACGCCGGCCGGTCAGGTGTTTATTGCCGTACCCAACGACGCCCGCGTCACGTTTAACGAGACGCACGGCAGTCTACTGGATATGCCGCCCAACCACATCGGACGCTGGACGCGGCCCGCGTTCGAGGCCATCGCCGGCCGGCATGGCTGGCGGGTCGAAGCGCATGCCGTCGAGCCCGAACGGCGACGGGCGCAGGTGGCTCGTTATATTACGTACCGCTACATGCGCAAACGTCAGGATTCCGGCGCATGGGCCAACCGCATCGAGCGCATCCGTCCCGCGCCGCTGCGGCGGGGCGCTCAGGCCGCCGCGGCCGCCCTGTATGCCCTGGGCGCGTGGCGCCAGATCGCGGCTCTCGTGCAAACGCCGGGACTCGGCGACTCCCAGTGGGTACACCTCCGGAAAGCCTGA
- a CDS encoding Nif3-like dinuclear metal center hexameric protein encodes MVLVFCWPSLVAAQSITAREVISRIQEQVGIPWSDRTVDTFKAGDPDAPVTGVAVTMMATLDVLQRAAAEGHNLIITHEPTFYGHLDETAQLEADDDPIYLAKKRYIEEHGLIVWRFHDYWHQRVPDGVTEGMIRQLGWTEYPRVAGANVFTAPETTVRELAKDIEKRFDIKTLRVVGDPDMRVTRLAFAAGFPGFAPQQRLFRRDDVEVLVMGEAHEWETILYGADAVAAGMRKALIVMGHIPSEQAGMENCAEWMQGFVTEVPVAFVPAKEPFWRP; translated from the coding sequence TTGGTACTCGTTTTCTGCTGGCCGTCGCTGGTCGCCGCGCAGTCCATCACCGCCCGCGAGGTCATTTCGCGGATCCAGGAACAGGTCGGCATCCCGTGGAGCGACCGGACCGTGGATACCTTCAAGGCCGGCGATCCCGATGCGCCCGTCACCGGCGTGGCCGTCACGATGATGGCGACGCTCGACGTGCTTCAGCGGGCGGCGGCCGAGGGGCACAATCTGATCATCACCCACGAGCCGACGTTTTACGGGCATCTCGACGAGACCGCCCAGCTGGAGGCGGATGACGATCCGATCTACCTCGCCAAAAAACGGTATATCGAAGAACATGGGCTAATCGTCTGGCGCTTCCACGATTACTGGCACCAGAGGGTGCCGGATGGGGTCACGGAAGGCATGATCAGGCAGCTCGGCTGGACCGAGTATCCCCGCGTGGCCGGCGCGAACGTGTTCACGGCGCCGGAAACGACGGTCCGCGAGCTGGCGAAGGACATCGAAAAACGATTCGATATCAAAACCCTCCGCGTCGTCGGTGATCCCGACATGCGGGTGACCCGGCTGGCCTTCGCCGCCGGCTTCCCGGGCTTCGCGCCGCAGCAGCGGCTGTTCCGTCGCGACGATGTCGAGGTGCTCGTCATGGGCGAGGCGCACGAGTGGGAGACGATCCTCTACGGCGCCGACGCGGTTGCGGCCGGCATGCGGAAGGCGCTCATCGTGATGGGGCACATCCCGTCCGAGCAGGCCGGCATGGAGAACTGCGCCGAATGGATGCAGGGATTCGTGACGGAGGTGCCCGTGGCGTTTGTGCCGGCGAAAGAACCGTTCTGGCGGCCCTGA
- a CDS encoding VOC family protein, with the protein MKPRISMITLGVRDLAASIRFYEEGLGLHRIESAPGVAFFDLKGTWLGLYGWDELADDAHVPASGSGFRGVALAHNLGSEAEVDRQLEEAVAAGATLVKPAQKVFWGGYSGYFADPDGHLWEVAHNPFMQIGPRD; encoded by the coding sequence ATGAAACCTCGCATCAGCATGATCACGCTCGGCGTACGCGACCTCGCGGCGTCGATCCGGTTTTACGAAGAAGGACTCGGGCTGCACCGGATCGAGTCCGCGCCGGGCGTCGCGTTCTTCGATCTGAAGGGCACCTGGCTCGGGTTGTATGGCTGGGACGAACTCGCGGACGATGCGCACGTGCCGGCGAGCGGTTCCGGCTTCCGGGGTGTGGCGCTCGCCCACAATCTGGGCTCCGAAGCGGAGGTGGACCGGCAGCTTGAGGAGGCCGTCGCCGCCGGCGCGACGCTGGTGAAGCCGGCGCAAAAGGTTTTCTGGGGCGGCTATTCGGGCTACTTCGCCGATCCCGACGGGCATCTCTGGGAGGTGGCGCATAACCCGTTCATGCAGATAGGTCCACGGGATTGA
- a CDS encoding NAD(P)H-dependent oxidoreductase, whose amino-acid sequence MTKGSALHILAFAGSLRARSYNRALLHAAAELAPESLQIEVFDLADIPLYNGDLDTDALRPAPVRRFKDAITESDGVLIAMPEYNYGVPGVLKNALDWASRPGFKSPMAAKPAAIMGASPGASGTMRGQEHLKTNLMALLARLFPHPGVAVAQAASKFDDNLRLTDENTRAFLKTFLAGYEDWVRILTR is encoded by the coding sequence ATGACCAAAGGCTCTGCACTCCATATCCTCGCCTTCGCCGGCAGCCTCCGCGCTCGCTCCTACAATCGCGCCTTGCTCCACGCCGCCGCCGAACTGGCGCCGGAGTCGCTCCAGATCGAGGTCTTCGACCTGGCGGATATCCCGCTCTACAATGGCGACCTCGATACCGATGCGCTGCGACCCGCCCCCGTACGCCGGTTCAAAGACGCCATCACGGAGTCGGATGGCGTGTTGATCGCCATGCCCGAATACAATTACGGCGTCCCGGGCGTCCTCAAGAATGCGCTCGACTGGGCGTCGAGGCCCGGCTTCAAATCGCCCATGGCCGCCAAGCCGGCCGCCATCATGGGCGCCTCACCCGGCGCCAGCGGGACGATGCGAGGACAGGAACACCTGAAAACCAACCTCATGGCCTTGCTGGCCCGGCTCTTCCCTCACCCGGGCGTGGCCGTCGCCCAGGCCGCCTCAAAGTTCGACGACAACCTGCGGCTCACGGACGAGAACACGCGCGCCTTCCTCAAAACATTCCTGGCGGGATATGAGGACTGGGTGCGGATCCTGACCCGATAA
- a CDS encoding alpha/beta hydrolase-fold protein, whose amino-acid sequence MMRRMLTAGLMCGLLPTLLFAQTGKVFDNLSVPSKILNGDRKYAVYLPPDYETSERSYPVLYLLHGAGDDQTGWVQFGEVLRIADQAIREGKATPMVIVMPDANTGTRGYFNDLRNEWRYEDFFFEELMPHVEKQFRIKSEKRYRAISGLSMGGGGTFMYAMHRPELFSSAAPLSAYVGAIDFASFKERMQRMQADMNGASEADLEAYHRRHSALALIEDMKADDLKAVRWYIDCGDDDFLYEGNALAHIALRKKEIPHEYRVRQGGHTWTYWREALPEVLGFVSQAFHQY is encoded by the coding sequence ATGATGCGACGCATGCTGACCGCAGGCCTGATGTGCGGCCTGCTACCGACCCTCCTCTTCGCCCAGACGGGCAAAGTCTTCGATAACCTGTCGGTGCCGAGCAAGATTCTCAACGGCGACCGCAAGTACGCCGTCTATCTGCCGCCCGACTACGAGACGTCGGAGCGGAGTTATCCGGTGCTGTACCTGCTCCACGGCGCCGGCGATGACCAGACCGGCTGGGTCCAGTTCGGCGAGGTCTTGCGCATCGCGGATCAGGCGATCCGGGAAGGCAAGGCCACACCCATGGTGATCGTCATGCCGGACGCCAACACCGGCACGCGGGGCTATTTCAACGACCTCCGCAACGAATGGCGTTACGAAGACTTCTTTTTCGAGGAGTTGATGCCGCACGTCGAGAAGCAATTTCGCATCAAGAGCGAAAAACGCTATCGCGCGATCTCCGGCCTTTCGATGGGGGGAGGGGGCACCTTCATGTACGCCATGCACCGTCCCGAACTCTTTTCTTCGGCCGCTCCGCTCAGCGCGTACGTCGGAGCCATCGACTTTGCGTCGTTCAAGGAGCGCATGCAGCGGATGCAGGCCGACATGAACGGCGCTTCCGAGGCGGATCTCGAGGCCTATCACCGCCGGCACAGCGCGCTCGCGCTCATCGAGGACATGAAGGCCGATGATCTGAAGGCCGTGCGCTGGTACATCGACTGTGGCGACGACGACTTCCTGTACGAGGGCAATGCGCTCGCCCACATCGCGCTGCGCAAAAAAGAAATCCCCCACGAATACCGCGTCCGGCAGGGCGGCCATACCTGGACCTACTGGCGCGAGGCCCTGCCCGAAGTGCTGGGGTTCGTCTCCCAGGCATTTCATCAATATTGA
- a CDS encoding M1 family metallopeptidase, translating to MAKYLLIALLCIPSAASAARDTYPKNPNIDVLHYAFALTLSDETDAIEGVATIDARYLAGGQRSFRLDLVERRDGQGMQVRRVTVNGAESTFRHEQDQVFIDLPAAPEAGSRVRITVEYAGVPASGLKIAPNKYGDRTFFSDNWPNRARHWLPTVDHPYDKATSEMKITAPARYQVVSNGLLVEESDLGDGMRLTHWKQSVPIATWLYVLGAAEFAVQRVGSYRGKEIQTWVYRQDRDAGFYDFAVPTMDVLAFYEAKVGPYSYEKVANIQSNSVGGGMEAASAILYGDNSVTGDRSRRWQHVIIHELAHQWFGNAVTESDWDDVWLSEGFATYFTLLFREHFYGRDDFVAGLKQSRDQIYTFYADRPDYRIVHDNLSDMSQVTTGMTYQKGAWVLHMLRTLLGDDVFWEGIQTYYAAYKDRNATTADFRRHMEEASGLELDAFFQQWLYQGGVPWIEGDWTVDTGRGQVVITARQVQNTYAFRLPMVFEVRYADGSTSRHRLDLSGNASATLDVPAARAVTDVIPDPDTQLLARWTFARR from the coding sequence ATGGCGAAGTATCTGCTTATCGCGCTGCTGTGTATCCCGTCTGCCGCGTCGGCAGCCCGCGATACCTATCCCAAAAACCCCAACATCGACGTTCTGCATTACGCATTTGCGCTGACGTTGTCCGACGAGACGGACGCCATCGAGGGTGTGGCCACGATCGACGCCCGGTACCTGGCCGGCGGGCAGCGGTCGTTCCGCCTGGATCTGGTCGAGCGCCGGGACGGGCAGGGGATGCAGGTCCGCCGAGTCACCGTAAACGGCGCCGAGAGCACGTTCCGGCATGAGCAGGATCAGGTATTTATCGATCTGCCGGCGGCCCCCGAGGCGGGTTCACGCGTGCGGATCACCGTCGAATATGCCGGCGTGCCGGCGTCCGGCCTCAAGATCGCGCCGAACAAATACGGCGATCGCACCTTCTTCAGCGACAACTGGCCGAACCGGGCCCGCCACTGGCTGCCGACGGTCGACCATCCGTACGACAAGGCGACGAGCGAGATGAAAATCACGGCGCCGGCGCGGTACCAGGTCGTGTCCAACGGGCTCCTCGTCGAAGAAAGCGACCTCGGCGACGGGATGCGGCTCACGCACTGGAAGCAGTCGGTCCCGATCGCCACCTGGCTCTACGTGCTCGGAGCCGCCGAATTTGCCGTGCAGCGCGTCGGATCGTATCGGGGGAAGGAGATTCAGACCTGGGTGTACCGACAGGATCGCGATGCCGGCTTCTACGATTTCGCCGTGCCGACGATGGATGTCCTCGCCTTCTACGAAGCGAAGGTGGGGCCCTATTCCTACGAGAAAGTCGCCAACATCCAGTCGAACAGCGTCGGCGGCGGGATGGAGGCCGCCTCGGCCATCCTGTACGGCGACAACTCGGTTACCGGCGACCGGTCCAGACGCTGGCAGCACGTCATCATCCACGAGCTGGCGCATCAATGGTTCGGCAATGCCGTCACGGAATCTGACTGGGACGACGTCTGGCTCAGCGAAGGCTTCGCCACCTACTTCACGCTGCTCTTTCGCGAACACTTTTACGGTAGGGACGATTTTGTCGCCGGCCTCAAGCAGTCGCGCGATCAGATCTACACCTTTTACGCCGACCGCCCCGATTACCGCATCGTGCATGACAACCTGAGCGACATGAGTCAGGTTACCACCGGCATGACGTACCAGAAAGGCGCCTGGGTGCTGCATATGCTGCGCACGCTGCTGGGGGACGATGTCTTCTGGGAGGGCATTCAGACCTACTACGCGGCGTACAAGGACCGCAACGCCACCACGGCAGACTTTCGCCGGCACATGGAAGAGGCCTCCGGCCTCGAGCTGGACGCGTTCTTCCAGCAATGGCTCTACCAGGGCGGCGTCCCGTGGATCGAGGGCGACTGGACGGTCGACACCGGCCGTGGCCAGGTGGTCATCACGGCGCGGCAGGTCCAGAACACGTATGCGTTTCGCTTGCCGATGGTGTTCGAGGTACGGTATGCCGACGGGTCGACCAGCCGGCATCGACTCGATCTGAGCGGCAACGCCAGCGCTACCCTCGACGTGCCGGCCGCGCGTGCAGTCACCGACGTCATTCCCGACCCCGACACCCAGCTGCTTGCCCGGTGGACCTTCGCACGCCGGTAG
- a CDS encoding ribosomal protein L7/L12 has product MDANHIADLIRQGQKIEAIKALREATGVGLKEAKEEIERLERGLSPSTHPLPSDAGAELPEEVRLLMASGKKIEAIRVLREQTGMGLKEAKEAVERVSGKSGCTVQAAALIGFAGLVLYMALGLA; this is encoded by the coding sequence CAAAAAATCGAAGCCATCAAGGCGCTGCGTGAAGCAACGGGCGTCGGGCTCAAGGAAGCGAAGGAAGAGATCGAACGGCTGGAGCGAGGGCTCTCGCCGTCGACGCACCCCCTGCCATCCGACGCCGGCGCCGAACTCCCGGAGGAGGTCCGCCTGCTGATGGCTTCCGGGAAAAAGATCGAGGCGATCCGCGTGCTGCGCGAGCAGACCGGCATGGGGTTGAAGGAGGCGAAAGAAGCGGTGGAGCGGGTGTCAGGGAAGAGCGGTTGCACGGTGCAGGCCGCTGCGCTGATCGGGTTCGCAGGGCTGGTCCTCTACATGGCGCTCGGGCTGGCCTGA
- a CDS encoding DUF6252 family protein — translation MNNLTHRFSRLLLVMTLLVFVAACDSNDDEEQQQLANGFMNARIEGQSWNANVTVFAIAQGGVFGVSGADASGKTIGLGGLAQLGPQTIGPTSPANATYSETAGATVVQWSAGIAAGSGTITVTELDGTHIAGTFSYVAEASATTGATGTKTITEGSFDIKLGSIDQ, via the coding sequence ATGAACAACCTGACTCACCGATTTTCTCGCCTGCTGCTGGTCATGACGCTGCTGGTCTTTGTCGCCGCATGCGACAGCAACGACGACGAGGAGCAACAGCAGCTCGCGAATGGCTTCATGAACGCACGCATCGAAGGCCAGTCGTGGAACGCCAATGTGACGGTGTTTGCGATCGCCCAGGGCGGCGTGTTCGGCGTGAGCGGCGCGGACGCCAGTGGAAAGACGATTGGACTCGGGGGGCTGGCGCAGCTCGGGCCGCAGACCATCGGACCGACCTCGCCGGCGAACGCGACGTATTCGGAGACGGCGGGCGCGACGGTAGTCCAGTGGAGCGCCGGCATCGCCGCGGGGAGCGGCACCATCACGGTGACGGAACTGGACGGCACGCATATCGCCGGCACATTCTCCTATGTCGCCGAAGCGTCGGCGACGACGGGCGCGACGGGAACGAAAACCATCACCGAGGGCTCGTTCGATATCAAGCTGGGCAGCATCGATCAATAA
- a CDS encoding helix-turn-helix transcriptional regulator: MTQPQLHNRVKQARVEKNLSQIELADRVGVTRQTISSIETNRYCPSTLLALLLARVLDKPVESLFYLEGESP, from the coding sequence ATGACACAGCCGCAACTACACAATCGCGTAAAGCAGGCTCGGGTGGAGAAGAACCTTTCCCAGATCGAGTTGGCCGATCGGGTGGGCGTCACCCGACAGACGATCAGTTCAATCGAAACGAATCGCTACTGCCCGTCTACGCTGCTCGCGTTGTTGCTGGCCCGGGTCCTCGACAAACCGGTCGAGTCGCTGTTCTATCTTGAAGGAGAATCGCCATGA
- a CDS encoding DUF2306 domain-containing protein, giving the protein MPFAGDQMPKLVATLLSRNPVPALAHFLGGALVLALGAFQFNGGLRRRYPAMHRWSGRLYVAGILAGGIGALAMVPRAMGGLPAQAGFGILGLIWLGTTGAGFLHIRRGNLMAHRTWMLRSYALTFAAVTLRIYLPLMVSAGVPFETAYAAVAWLCWLPNLLVAEWIIRRSVPAEPIIRPSVS; this is encoded by the coding sequence ATGCCCTTCGCGGGCGACCAGATGCCGAAGCTGGTGGCGACGCTGCTTTCGAGAAACCCGGTGCCGGCGCTAGCCCATTTTCTGGGCGGCGCGCTGGTTCTTGCGCTGGGCGCGTTTCAGTTTAACGGCGGCCTACGGAGGCGGTACCCCGCCATGCACCGATGGTCGGGCCGGCTCTACGTGGCGGGCATTCTGGCGGGCGGCATCGGCGCGCTCGCGATGGTGCCCCGCGCGATGGGTGGGCTGCCGGCGCAGGCCGGCTTCGGAATCCTCGGACTCATCTGGCTGGGCACGACGGGCGCGGGCTTCCTGCACATCCGACGCGGCAACCTGATGGCCCATCGAACCTGGATGCTCCGCAGTTACGCCCTGACTTTCGCCGCCGTCACGCTGCGCATCTATCTTCCGCTCATGGTTTCAGCCGGCGTGCCGTTCGAGACGGCCTATGCGGCCGTGGCCTGGCTGTGCTGGCTGCCCAATCTGCTGGTCGCTGAATGGATCATCCGGCGCTCGGTGCCCGCTGAACCCATCATCCGGCCATCGGTCTCCTGA